Proteins from one Cyclopterus lumpus isolate fCycLum1 chromosome 11, fCycLum1.pri, whole genome shotgun sequence genomic window:
- the LOC117739135 gene encoding doublesex- and mab-3-related transcription factor B1-like produces MSLSKEQLTIGASEHLRKPKCTRCRHHGIIIPQKGHIRYCPFLKCDCCKCYLLTQRTRLTALQRSLKKAPHDPQRKEQRPAVSTVTVAAEGTCSTVAREDDAGLSAAFGVQGPPTKGAPGRAAATGPSRHDVHCQTSAGRQTSAGLDGGKVAPFAFSEEGPGTRFSAPSFGELGQAAPLPVLHVPWMSGYPSGYGPCPNLLLNMPWLPPVPTGLYNNGLHGPLMFPHFEPAALHYPPPPEPGPAADCRPVFFTLQPLPLPEPPQEELLSWQHSPSPPCKHTEPDVEELD; encoded by the exons ATGTCCTTATCCAAAGAACAACTGACGATCGGGGCCTCAGAGCACCTGCGGAAGCCGAAATGCACCCGGTGCCGACACCACGGGATCATCATCCCGCAGAAGGGCCACATCAGGTACTGTCCCTTCCTCAAATGTGACTGCTGTAAGTGCTACCTCCTCACACAGAGGACTCGACTCACGGCCCTCCAGCGAAGTCTGAAGAAAGCCCCGCACGACCCCCAAAGGAAAGAGCAACGACCCGCCGTCAGCACGGTGACGGTAGCGGCTGAGGGGACTTGTAGCACCGTGGCCCGAGAGGACGACGCGGGTCTGTCGGCCGCATTTGGAGTGCAGGGTCCCCCGACGAAAGGGGCACCGGGGCGAGCCGCCGCGACCGGGCCGAGTCGTCACGACGTCCACTGTCAAACTTCCGCGGGGAGACAGACGTCGGCCGGGTTGGACGGAGGGAAGGTGGCGCCCTTCGCTTTCAGTGAGGAAGGGCCTGGCACACGGTTTA GTGCCCCTTCCTTTGGTGAACTTGGCCAGGCTGCACCTCTGCCTGTTCTTCACGTCCCGTGGATGTCAGGTTACCCCAGCGGCTACGGGCCGTGTCCAAACCTCCTGCTCAACATGCCGTGGTTGCCTCCCGTGCCCACTGGGCTTTACAACAATGGCCTCCACGGGCCCCTGATGTTCCCCCACTTCGAGCCAGCTGCTCTGCATTACCCGCCTCCGCCGGAGCCTGGACCTGCTGCC GATTGCAGACCGGTCTTCTTCACCCTTCAACCACTCCCGCTCCCAGAGCCCCcccaggaggagctgctgtccTGGCAGCACTCACCGTCTCCTCCGTGCAAACACACCGAGCCAGACGTGGAGGAGCTGGACTAA